From the genome of Magnolia sinica isolate HGM2019 chromosome 12, MsV1, whole genome shotgun sequence:
actgaggaggacgaggaggaggcaactgcagtGGCCTCTGCAggtgaatggggagagggcactcacgcctccgatgcccggcctgtccatagccgaagcatacaccagaaaaggggccgaaagatggtgctgacgatgatgatgaagctactgtctgaaccataagctgctgaaatcctgacctgcccctccatctctgctgacggtgctacCTGGAACTGtcggctggtgccctcctcttccggtctccaccggaactctgctctctcgacctctgggtcatagcccagtcctcctaaTAAACCAGTgccgatgaacgacctggtcaaatGTCTCTAAACAATGCCTTACCACATgactgcgaagggcaggacgcaaaccagtcacaaaacgacgagccctcatcttctcatcattggtgagatgaggagcaaatctagacaaggccaagaaatgggcctcatactgagatacagtcatatcaccctgcactagggtctcaaactcgatcgcccactggatctgaacgtgctcagggaagaacttctggtcgaaacggaccacgaactcctcccatgtccaaacaaactgaggtccgaccatcctagatacagatgaccaccaatggcgggcctcaccctgaaggagataggtcgcaagggatactctctgacccgcaggacactgaatagtgtcaaaaatcctcataacctcagtgcgccaagcctcggcggcagaagggtcagggtcaccactgaacctcgggggatcatgctgccggaactctcTAGCTATCGTACTAGCTTGCGGTAaatcagactgcccagaaacctcagcgACAGAtggctgacgggtctgcaatgcggtggcaacaagctgcatcaactgttGAAAATGCTCAggtcctataggtactgtcggaaaggcagggccggcactcgcctcaggcggaggcaTGGATGCGACCGGCGGAGCAGGAGCCTCTGAAACTGGAACAGCAGGTtgaggagggggaataggtgggggaaccggagcaactggaggtacGGGCGCTACGGGCTCAACTAGAGGAATAGGCCGGATCGGGACCTcaagaatcggatcctcaacaacgggagcggGATGGGTAACTCGGGTGCCTCGTCCACGAgcaccacgaccacgggcgcTACGACCAATAGTGCCATGACCACGGGTGCCACATTCATgcagcatcgtctacaaaataatgacgatgcaaggaatcaggacaattataggctcaatacgAAGCGAAAAGAAGGAtttcgggacactacttgtcccaagTTCTTGGCAGACCTGCGATGTTATCCTTAGTCATTCCAggattacttgctatgctctgataccaactcctgttaCACttcagactcggtaaccggactcacaaggaacccaattgTTGGTTCTGGtagcaacagcctccgtagtaccccattctcggctcctgaggtaggttccgatcctgaaatcctacaaggaggatttttataacagTATAATTatttctaatacgagcatacccaagatcacagtaagtagATCTGAGAATAagaaaggcacacatcacaaaatccactaaaaatttaaacttttacatcatccataaggtccaaaaggacatacatgagagtaaaaggaaaagagagagaaatcagtaacactggagtcctcaccaCTCAACTCAACTCCACGCTCTGCTACTACGGtacctacctagagtctcctgcatgcatcaatcgtgcataagcttatagaagcttagagggtggtgtaagtgtgtgacaatggtgcacagaagaatagtaggaggtataaggagagaagcatgatcaatgagcatatcactagccttaccaaggcttaccatgaacgcgatgcaatgagtaatgggtgccataccaaggctatgcatgaaggggggcttgtacagccaatgctaatgcgatgcaagtaatgtcagtgctcatatccaaaccataagtcaagtacatttccaatcataaggaaatcaccggggtccattacactgctgaatgactgccgctctgtagaccccgcacagtcaaatgagcgtaagagacctcactacccgcctgtggacaaccaatcaccaacaaggcctgaaggtagcggacccatttacgagctggtcagactcagcctagcaatgcctcctcacaccaggcaggtaaggccacacccctatccaaccgactacacgatagtgggagtcgcggcctaacggtataaggccctcgtgcgctcatgtattccacccggtcacggcgttggagcagatccttggtaccatggaagttttgagaatttcacccatgggcatcctatgcacccggtatgctcaactaatattttcggtgtccagacatacggccatccacgaatacccctgtggaggtaaggccctgatgaagtaagggcggatatccacaagctatgcaatgccagatgcatgaatcacacaatcacccatgcatcaatcccaagcatccatctctcggggagataccaacatgtcctacacaatggcacaaccatggccaatcacacctcaaccaagcatgcatatgatgcgtatgggagtgggccatgaagatgaataggggtgccaatgaggtgaagatgaactctctacctaaccatgaagggtctaggtacttaaccaattcctcataaggaatacaacctctagtgggggcccatatacctggggtagcccacgagactaaggagaacaatggtatgggcctaaatagatgaaacgggcctagcaatggtgaatggtgggcctttaaccacccataaaagcctatgggcctaccttagggccaccaatgtgggcatccaaccaTAATCGGTCCCAAGAGATaccccatctctaattgatcatggatcaaggcccaaggcctacgcaacattagaaataagaaatggacaatcataatcataccacaaacactcatgttgggcttaagaaatgcggcccaaggcctatccaaaatatgggtccaacggaaacacacatagcccaacccatatataccactatgggcccataggggaaaggttagggcccaacataaaggccattAATCCCATATATTATGGTGGCCTAGTTGGCAGCCCATTGATCAAACCACATGGgaaaatgtcatgctcttagtcaagtaagttgggcctacaacccggcccaagtattaaagttgatttggtgggcaaataagggcccatctacttgtgtaatctagCCCACTAACCCatcacaatagtatggtaaaatggcccaagagttcaataggcctatctggaaagttccagctcaattgggcctaaagagttcaacaactagctacattcatggacccaattaaattcaactgtggtgggcctcaaaagtgcatttattaagcccaatatttaaggaattaaaggtataaattattccctctaagatcttcacaatgtggtgggcctcactcctcaaaatttcagcccaaaggccaagcataattataacatgttgctgtcctaaatttgggcactccattggagtgggtccagggcctctaaaactctgaaaattgagggccaaggtccctcatcatgcatacaatgagaggtaacccaaaaaggtggcccaccatcagaggaaatatttttgaattatggttttatcaaggcatattgctggactgcacaacagaaaatcTGGTAGTCCAACTATCTTagcccattcttttggatgcccaaatgatgtCCGTTAGAGTTAAAATTTTACAAAGTGAAACTaccataggtgggtcacacccccacaaaattttaaaatttttgaacatctataaatattttaattcatttaaagaaatcaatctgtcctgaaaatcggactgatctggacaccatgttgtaatgggccggtccagccatcactatggtgtgtacaggtgtccattggcctcaaaattttgtaggtgggtcccaccatgggtggtccaccttcttataaatttttataatttttacacacccaaaactattttaataaattttggaattctaacctgtccagggtggattgctgctggaacagtgcagaaaatccagactgtccacctcacttggaccacacctttgggacccctatgaatgtcagatggggctgaaatttgggagacatcaagatgagatccccaccttttagaaaagtatatttggtagttatgaatagtcccccaaacagtcccaaaatctggtccaaaatcaaccagaaactgttcagaaaattctggacagcaacatgtacttggataaaattaattatataagttaaataaaaaggggaaatactccaagaactaggtgctatggccctccctagtgggccccacaaatgtccaaaacaaatcccaaggttaccacacttgcatgcatcaataaaggtcagcaaatgggacacccaaccatagtgtaggtgggtatggatgtcccaccctagctggacttttctggactatccaggcccaccaagtggaccacacacatcatcagcaatcataggaaaggtagaagaagagaaataaaaacattccagccattgggagaaggctccatcactattgagccttctccaacacaatcacacccatacattacATTTCCATttatatttcaccatggatcttcttCATACATGAcctacacttgagatgaatggatgagataccatcccaaccatgatgcaagggtctagatgacccatcaagttatgaaatgtggagaaccctccatgatggggtccatcaagaggaaaccccatgcatgggacatgcatgcataagatggaccatttggccacatccaaggaattgtgtcagatatccaccattaattggtgggtcctacacttttcgaatgaaagaagaagaagatctacattatagaaaggatattgcatggaataaagaagcacccaccttaatatcttcaccaaaacttggatcaccaagctccaaatgctccaaggaaccaagatagatggatgagatgggttttcaatggatggattaagaggagaaaagaggagaaggggctggagaatgtAGGGATTTTTGGAGgaatgttgctagggaagaagagaaaagagaaaatgagagggaaagagagaaaaatctcttttaagctaagtaatcatgagtttcttaccttggatAGCGAAGAGAAATCATAGCAATAGGGAATTAGAaataatgttgtagggttagtagactttttaggttagtgggtgctgttttagagatgggtggtgtagggatagggcctaggtagtgtgttggaaatagtgtagtgtgtgttgaaaatagttctaagagatgggacctacctagaaatccatgcacaccacccctagatgggccacatgatcatgatcaagggcttagaaaatgaaatgcacccaacaTACAATCTACActtcggatggacgcacaagatgcgttttgacgatgcggtcacaatggcatatgtgagacccgacctgagttcgcatgtgtgcatatgtgtgtgtgagtatgcattctcTCCATCTTGATCctacggtcctaccggtcgaatcctgaCGACccatgacccttggatagtgtttgcggtcatctgtgagcccagtcgtgaagacccaactcagatcgagttgagacctatgccatcatGACCGCATCCTCGTTGTGGTTCCAACGACatgtcttgtgtgtccatccgatgtgttgatcgtaagttgggtgcatttcattttctaagcccttgatcatgatcatgtggcccacctaggggtggtgtacacgaatttctaggtaggtcccatctcttggaactatttccaacacacactacacacacactacctaggcccaatccctacaccacccactaacataaaaagtctactaaccctacaacattgtttctaactccctattgccattatttctcttctctatccaaggtaagaaactaatgattacttagcttaaaagagatttttctctctttctctctcatttctctctctctctctcttctcttcttccctagcaacattcctccaaaaattcgcaaattctccagccccttctcttcctttttccgcttaatccatccattgaaaacccatctcatccatctatcttggttccttggaacattggagcttggtgatccaagttttggtgaagatatttaggtgggtgcttctttattccatgcaatatcctttccatagtgtagatcttcttcttctttcattcgaaaagtgtaggacccaccaatcaatggtggagatcctacacaattccttggatgtggccaaatggtccatcttatgcatgcatgtcccatgcatggggtttcctcttgatggaccccatcatggagggttctccacattccataacttgatgggtcatctagacccttgcatcatggttgggatggtatctcatccattcatctcaagtgtagatcatgcatgatgaagatccatggtgaaatatagatggaaatgcaatgtatgggtgtgattgtgttggggaaggctcaatagtgacggagccttctcccaatggccggaatatttttatttctcttcttctacctttcctatgattgctgatgatgtgtgtggtccacttggtgggcctggatagtccagaaaagtccagctagggtgggacatccatacccacctacactatggttgggtgtcccatttgctgacctttattgatgcatgcaagtgtggtaaccttgggatttgttttggacatttgtggggcccactagggagggccatagcacctagttcttggagtatttcccctttttatttaacttatataattaattttatccaagtacatgttgctgtccagaattttctggacagtttctggttgattttggaccagattttgggactgtttgggggactattcataaccaccaaatatacttttctaaaaggtaGGGATCTCATCTTGAGGTCTCCCAAATTGCAGCCCCATCTGACATTCattggggtcccaaaggtgtggtccaagtgaggtggacagtctggattttctgcactgttccagcagcaatccaccctggacaggttagaattccaaaatttattaaaatagttttgggtgtgtaaaaattataaaaatttacaggaaggtggaccacccatggtgggacccacctacaaaattttgaggccaatggacacctgtacacaccatagtgatggctggaccggcccattacaacatggtgtccagatcagtccgattttcaggacagattgatttctttaaatgaattaaaatatttatagatgtccaaaaattttgaaattttatgagggtgtggcccacctatgggagtatcactctgtaaaatttcagccccaatttgggcatccaaaggaatgggccaagatagttggactgccagattttctgttgtgcagtccagtaatatgccttgataaaaccataattcaaaaatatttcctctgatggtggcccacctttttgggttacctCTCACTATATGCAtaatgagggaccttggccctcaatttccagagttttagaggccctgaacccactccaatggagtgcccaaatttaggacagcaacatgttataattatgcttggcctttgggctgaaattttgagtgaggcccaccacattgtgaagatcttagagggaataatttatacatttggttccttaaatgttgggcttaataaatgtacttttgaggcccaccacagttgaatttaattgggtctacaaatgtagctagttgttgaactctttaggcctaattgagctggaactttccagataagCCCATTGAACTCTTAGGCCATTTTACCATACTATAGTGTTGGGTTACtgggctggattacacaagtagatgggcccttggttgcccaccaaatcaactttatacttgggccgggttgtaggcctaactcacttgactaagagcatgacatttgctcatgtggtttgagcaatgggctgcccactaggccaccacaatatatgggattaatGGCCTTTATGTTGAggcctaacctttcccctatgggcccataatggtaattatgagttgggctatgtgtgtttcccttggacctaTGTTCTGGATAGGCTTTGGGCCGCCCTTtctaaagcccaacatgagtgtttgtggtatgattatggctgcccgtttcttatttctgatgttgcgtggtcctcgagccttgatccatgatcaattagagatgggctacctcttggggactaattgtggttggatgtccacattgatggccataaggtaggctcatgggcttctatgggtggttaaaggtccaccatagacccttgctaggcccgtttcatctatttaggcccataccattgttctccttagtctcgtgagATACcgcaggtatatgggcccccactaaaggttgtattccttatgaggaattggttaagtacctaaacACTTCATGGttaagtagagagttcatcttcccctcattggcacccctattcatcttcatggcccactcccatacgcatcatatgcatgcttggttgaggtgtgattggtcatggttgtgccattgtgtaggacatgttggtatctccccaagaggtggatgcttgggattgatgcatgggtgattgtgtgattcatgcatctggcattgcatagcttgtggatatccgaccttacttcatcaaggccttacctccacaggggtactcgtggatggccgtatgtctggacaccaaaaatattagttgagcataccgggtgtataagatgcccatgggtgaaatttctaaaacttccatggtaccaaggatctactccaacgccgtgaccaggtggaatacatgagcgcacgaaggccttataccgttaggccgcgactcccactgtcatgtagttagttagataggggtgtggccttacctgcctggtgtgaggaggcattactaggctgagtctgaacgctcgtaaatgggtccactaccttcaggccttattgGTAATTGGTTATCCACaagcgagtagtgaggtctcttacactcgtttgactgtgcggggtccaCAGAGCGGCAGTCAatcaacagtgtaatggaccccagtgatttccttatgattggaaatgtacttgacttatggtttggattagcactgacattacttgcatcgcattagcattggctatacaagccccccttcatgcatagccttggtatgacactcattactcattgcatcacgttcatggtaagccttggtaaggctagtgatatgctcattgatgatgcttctctccttatacctcctactattcttctttgcaccattgtcacacacttataccaccctctaagtttctataagcttatgcacgattgatgcatgcaggagactctaggtaggcgccttagcagcagagcgtggagtagagttgagtagtgaggactccagtgttgctgatttctctctcttttccttttactctcttgtatgtccttttggaccttatggatgatgtaaaagtttaaatttttagtggattttgtgatgtgtgcctttgttattctcagatgtacttgctgtgatcttgggtatgcttgtattggaaatgattatactgttatgaaaatcctccttgcaggatcctaggatcggaacttacctcaggagccgagaatgggatactatggaggttgttgcggccaaaaccggtaatcgggttccttgtgagtccggttaccgagtccgAGGCATGACaagagttggtattagagcataacaagtaattctggaatgactaaGGATAACTTCGCAAGTCTGCTAAGAgcatgggacaagtagtgtcccgaaaTCCTTCATTTCGCTCCGTATTAAGCctgtaattgtcctgattccttgcaTCATCATTATTTTGCAGACGATGCTATGTGGACGTGGCACCCATGGTCGTAGCACTATTGGTCGTGGTGCCTGTGGTCGTAGT
Proteins encoded in this window:
- the LOC131220076 gene encoding uncharacterized protein LOC131220076, with the protein product MLHECGTRGHGTIGRSARGRGARGRGTRVTHPAPVVEDPILEVPIRPIPLVEPVAPVPPVAPVPPPIPPPQPAVPVSEAPAPPVASMPPPETRQPSVAEGGACPSERAAAAAITEVVEIAASTAAVSKAGADAAAKVATGVGAAVAASVGVSTTTMVEVAMDLSAVAAGGSEDIPTYSAPSHHT